A window of the Cutaneotrichosporon cavernicola HIS019 DNA, chromosome: 6 genome harbors these coding sequences:
- a CDS encoding uncharacterized protein (to TIGR gene model, INSD accession), producing MMTYRPPVRQLDPKHIPATSTFSMSDASSVTASPATPATHDGKPLSAYTLRRFPWRPYVTPFETIFNHPYKGSGTTEDPYIVDWLVDDAEDPQSWPQVFKWSQIVVASFAALAVALSSSAYTGGIPSLMADFHKPSTLFWTGGVSLFVLGFAFGPLFWAPASEVFGRRRVYIVSYVFLTLWQAVTCAAPNPGSVLVFRGLAGLFGSSPLANAGGTIADVLEPTQMGLGMALFSVAPFLGPALGPISGGFLGETAGWRWVIGMLALFCAAVLILIFFLSAETYAPLLLRQRAAKLSKMTGKVYRYRADAAKPLNAFKLFKASLIRPWKFLIFEPIVLILSIYVAIIYGILYLNFAAYPIVFSQGRKWSIGISGLAFLGIMIGAILSVIVTIVWTNPQYIKTIKKRGYPVPEDRLAPAMWGGIVIIIGLAGFAATDGPNVHWIAPIIFGVPFGMGMVVLFLSCMGYLVDVYVIYAASVLAANSVLRSLFGAAFPLFTKPMYEKLGVHWAAALPGFLALVCAPFPFLFYKYGHKIREKGKYASEAARIYAQIIAARKAAQAQAPADEEKGVRTAQEIEDDLLSEAGADDPELYDLQRTISMEEELSDPRVRPTMSRSMSRSMSRSRSRSFSH from the exons ATGATGACGTATCGGCCGCCAGTCCGCCAGTTGGACCCTAAA CACATAcccgccacctccacatTCA GCATGTCGGACGCTTCGTCGGTGACGGCGAGTCCAGCCACTCCAGCCACCCACGACGGAAAGCCACTGAGCGCATACACACTCCGCCGCTTCCCGTGGCGACCGTACGTTACCCCATTCGAAACCATCTTCAACCACCCCTACAAGGGCAGCGGGACAACAGAGGACCCATACATTGTCGACTGGCTTGTCGATGATGCCGAGGACCCGCAGAGTTGGCCCCAGGTGTTCAAGTGGAGCCAGATTGTCGTTGCGTCCtttgccgccctcgccgtcgccctaTCTTCGTCGGCTTATACTGGCGGTATTCCAAGCCTCATGGCCGACTTTCACAAACCCTCCACTCTTTTCTGGACCGGCGGCGTGTCCCTCTTCGTTTTGGGATTCGCATTCGGCCCTCTCTTCTGGGCACCCGCATCCGAGGTCTttggtcgccgccgcgtctATATCGTCTCCTACgtcttcttgaccttgtGGCAGGCCGTGACTTGCGCAGCGCCCAACCCCGGATCGGTGCTCGTCTTCCGTGGCCTCGCTGGCTTGTTTGGATCCTCACCCCTCGCCAACGCAGGCGGCACTATTGCAGACGTCCTCGAACCTACCCAGATGGGCCTTGGAATGGCTCTGTTCTCAGTCGCGCCGTTCCTAGGTCCTGCCCTCGGACCTATTAGCGGTGGATTCCTCGGCGAGACAGCAGGTTGGCGCTGGGTCATTGGCATGCTCGCACTGTTCTGCGCCGCtgtcctcatcctcatcttTTTCCTCAGCGCTGAGACCTACGCCCCCCTTCTGCTCCGCCAGCGCGCGGCCAAACTCTCCAAGATGACCGGCAAGGTATACCGCTaccgcgccgacgcagcCAAGCCGCTCAACGCCTTCAAGTTGTTCAAGGCCTCCCTCATCCGCCCTTGGAAGTTCCTCATCTTTGAACccatcgtcctcatcctgTCAATCTACGTCGCTATCATCTACGGCATTCTTTATCTCAACTTTGCGGCGTACCCCATCGTCTTCAGCCAGGGCCGCAAGTGGTCGATTGGTATTTCCGGCCTCGCTTTCCTCGGTATCATGATTGGCGCCATCCTCTCCGTCATTGTCACCATCGTCTGGACAAACCCTCAGTACATCAAGACGATCAAGAAGCGTGGTTACCCTGTTCCCGAGGATCGTCTCGCTCCAGCAATGTGGGGCGGTatcgtcatcatcattGGTCTTGCTGGATTCGCGGCCACCGACGGCCCCAACGTTCACTGGATTGCACCAATCATCTTCGGCGTCCCCTTCGGCATGGGAATggtcgtcctcttcctctcatGCATGGGctacctcgtcgacgtgtATGTCATCTACGCGGCCTCAGTCCTCGCAGCCAACTCGGTCCTTCGTTCCCTCTTCGGCGCAGCCTTCCCCCTCTTCACCAAACCAATGTACGAAAAGCTCGGTGTTCACTGGGCCGCTGCACTCCCCGGATTCCTCGCACTGGTTTGCgcccccttccccttcctgTTTTACAAGTACGGCCACAAGATCCGCGAGAAGGGCAAGTACGCTTCCGAGGCTGCGCGTATCTACGCCCAGATCATTGCtgcgcgcaaggccgcACAAGCACAGGCTccggccgacgaggagaagggcgtCAGGACCGCCCAGGAaatcgaggacgacctcctctccgaGGCCGGCGCAGACGACCCCGAACTGTACGACCTCCAGCGTACCATCtcgatggaggaggagctcagCGATCCCCGTGTTCGGCCCACCATGTCCCGCTCGATGTCTCGCTCGATGTCGCGTTCGCGGTCACGTTCGTTCTCGCATTAG
- a CDS encoding uncharacterized protein (Belongs to the D-isomer specific 2-hydroxyacid dehydrogenase family): MPKILVTRNVGPEAMKLLQATPFELIVNPEDAEPSREWVLENISDPEVVAACIMHGQPSDKVDAELLAHAGKGLKVISTFSVGFDHIDVKAANARGIKIGHTPGVLSDSVADIATMLVLMTMRRVEEGIALVKSGGWPHLPWAPFVMCGPGMNHPNLTIGFLGFGRISECVVDRLLAFTNKSAPPRIVYNSSRARDNQAEIDAKFSQRWGVDVQRVEKDTLAEQADIVIVLCALTPETTDAVDAAFLKKMKKTAVLVNAARGPIVNSEDLNAALDAGELFGAGLDVITGEPHIAPDHPLVLNKRCVVIPHMGSADYDTRNAMADLCVRNAIAGAEGKALPAEVKV, translated from the exons ATGCCCAAGATCCTTGT cacCCGCAACGTTGGCCCCGAGGCCATGAAGCTCCTGCAGGCCACGCCGTTCGAGCTCATCGTCAATcccgaggacgccgagccgTCGCGCGAGTGGGTCCTCGAGAATATCTCGGATCCCGAAGTCGTGGCCGCGTGCATCATGCACGGCCAGCCTAGCGACAAGGTAGATGCtgagctgctcgcgcaTGCAGGAAAGGGGCTCAAGGTCATCTCGACGTTTTCGGTTGGGTTTG accACATCGACGTCAAGGCAGCAAACGCTCGTGGCATCAAGATCGGACACACGCCTGGCGTGCTCTCCGACTCTGTAGCGGACATTGCGACAATGCTCGTGCTCATGACCATGcggagggtggaggagggcatcGCACTCGTCAAGTCTGGCGGCTGGCCACATCTCCCGTGGGCGCCGTTCGTCATGTGCGGCCCAGGGATGAACCACCCGAACTTGACCATTGGATTCCTTGGCTTTGGCCGCATCTCTGAATGCGTGGTGGATCGCCTGCTGGCATTTACAAACAAGTCAGCCCCCCCGCGGATCGTCTACAACTCGTCCCGCGCGCGTGACAACCAGGCCGAGATTGACGCAAAGTTTTCGCAGCGGTGGGGAGTGGACGTGCAGCGGGTGGAGAAGGACACTCTTGCAGAGCAGGCGGATATCGTGATTGTGCTGTGTGCTCTTACGCCCGAGACGACTgatgccgtcgacgccgcgttcctcaagaagatgaagaagacggCCGTGCTCGTTAATGCCGCGCGTGGGCCCATTGTCAACTCGGAGGACCTTAatgccgccctcgacgctgGAGAGCTCTTCggcgccggcctcgacgtcatAACTGGCGAACCGCACATTGCCCCTGACCACCCACTCGTGCTTAACAAGCGCTGCGTCGTCATCCCGCACATGGGTAGCGCCGACTACGACACGCGCAACGCCATGGCGGATCTCTGTGTGCGGAATGCGATCGCTGGGGCTGAGGGCAAGGCCCTCcccgccgaggtcaaggtgTAG
- a CDS encoding uncharacterized protein (Belongs to the MYST (SAS MOZ) family) produces the protein MDAGPSRHATVTDEAEELVLEAGVPTSTEVNGNGTGAASPVSEPEASETLYLHNLNEKVQVDVMKTTLTTLFKPYHPLQPIIAHGNARMKGQAFISFRDKETAERAMEDVAEFPLYGKPIIIQFAKKRSDVVIKREQGEEEFEKWLVERKEHKKTTRNTNAWRLKQRAKHQAGATDEPSAAKKPRLQMPDEYLPPNNVLFVQNLPDGTTAEDLREVFEQYAGLQEIRTVPAKRDIAFVEFVDEVTSAVAKDALHNFKIDGETKMKVTFARK, from the exons ATGGACGCCGGACCATCACGCCATGCGACGGTgacggacgaggcggaggagctaGTTCTCGAAGCCGGCGTTCCGACAAGTACCGAGGTCAACGGTAACGGTACCGGCGCGGCCAGCCCCGTGTCGGAACCCGAAGCAAGCGAGACGCTGTACCTCCACAACCTGAACGAGAAGGTACAAGTGGATG TGATGAAGACAACCCTCACAACGCTGTTTAAACCGTATCATCCTCTTCAGCCTATTATCGCGCACGGCAACGCGCGGATGAAGGGACAAGCGTTCATTTCGTTCCGGGACAAAGAGACGGCCGAGCGGGCGATGGAAGACGTCGCCGAGTTCCCGCTCTATGGTAAACCCATT ATTATCCAGTTTGCCAAGAAGCGTTCCGACGTGGTTATTAAGCGCGAGcagggagaggaagagttCGAGAAGTGGCTCGTAGAGCGCAAGGAGCATAAGA AGACGACACGGAACACGAACGCTTGGAGGCTGAAGCAGCGCGCTAAGCACCAGGCCGGCG CCACCGACGAACCCTCGGCCGCGAAGAAGCCGCGGCTGCAGATGCCGGACGAGTACCTTCCTCCCAACAATGTGCTGTTCGTCCAGAACCTTCCTGATGGCACTACGGCCGAGGACCTACGCGAGGTGTTCGAGCAGTATGCTGGGCTCCAGGAGATTCGTACAGTGCCCGCCAAGCGCGATATTGCGTTCGTCGAGtttgtcgacgaggtgacGTCGGCCGTCGCAAAGGACGCGCTGCACAACTTCAAgatcgacggcgagacCAAGATGAAG gtcACGTTTGCGCGCAAGTAG
- a CDS encoding uncharacterized protein (von Willebrand factor type A domain): MDDDMYEEGYPYMSYYAAYPPRLMATPPRPDPVTHYDVRFIDDVSMRSGKAIDLVFVLDCTGSMQRYINSVRDHIFAICDMIRGEEGLNGTDDLRVAIVNYRDHKPQDNTYVYKFNPFTSDIAVVQNYLKGLTAAGGGDGPEAVTAAMAACLTELEWRREAARMVVLIADAPPHGIGESGDQIKQGDPDGHDPLVVARAMAQHGITMFMVACEDTLSNYSRAVDFFTAICNMTSGVMLPLTTADLLAMTIVGSVLENMDMERLIGEIGREVAERIKEKGESLQSVEEVAQELHERLLLRNEQTKQVQLPDVYIQTEASRKNVSAWMNAQYIYDAAPNILPVVSRRLTDKFRKTNHNAGFQYTPGGRLPPRRRPSSEAKSEPVAIAAPVPSSPSRAGTSPTSPGRRIVQDFKPFGASSTNMSVFGAPMLPTGPGGGMFGSAGRTPNMNAMRGRDDNDDDDDDEGTQLRRDAISLDQARRIATQSVFRAGRLPL; this comes from the exons atggacgacgacatgtACGAGGAAGGCTACCCATACATGTCCTACTATGCCGCGTACCCGCCACGCTTAATGGCCACGCCGCCCCGCCCTGACCCCGTCACACATTATGACGTCCGGTTCATCGACGATGTCTCCATGCGCAGCGGCAAGGCCAT CGATCTCGTCTTCGTGCTCGACTGCACCGGCTCAATGCAGCGGTACATCAACTCGGTGCGCGACCACATCTTCGCCATCTGCGACATGAtccgcggcgaggagggacTGAACGGCACAGACGACTTGCGAGTTGCT ATCGTCAACTACCGTGACCACAAGCCACAGGACAACACCTACGTGTACAAGTTCAACCCATTCACATCCGACATTGCTGTGGTTCAGAACTACCTCAAGGGTTTGACTG ctgctggtggtggtgatggaCCCGAGGCGGTCACTGCGGCGATGGCAGCGTGCCTGACCGAACTCGAGTGGCGGCGCGAAGCAGCCCGCATGGTCGTCCTCATTGCGGACGCCCCTCCTCATG GCATTGGCGAGAGCGGTGACC AGATCAAGCAGGGTGACCCCGATG GACACGACCCCCTCGTCGTTGCTCGCGCCATGGCTCAGCATGGTATCACCATG TTCATGGTCGCATGTGAGGACACGCTCTCCAACTATTCT CGCGCGGTCGATTTCTTCACCGCCATCTGCAACATGACCTCTGGTGTCATGCTGCCCTTGACCACCGCCGACCTTCTAGCGATGACTATTGTTGGAAGCGTGCTGGAGAACATGGACATGGAGCGTCTTATTGGTG AGATCGGCCGTGAGGTTGCCGAACGcatcaaggagaagggcgaaAGCTTGCAGAgcgttgaggaggtcgctCA GGAATTGCATGAGCGTTTGCTTCTGCGCAACGAGCAGACTAAGCAGGTCCAGCTCCCGGACGTATACATCCAGACGGAGGCGTCGCGGAAGAACGTCTCGGCGTGGATGAACGCACAGTATATCTACGATGCTGCGCCCAACATCCTTCCC GTCGTTAGCCGCCGCCTGACGGACAAATTCCGCAAGACCAACCACAACGCAGGGTTCCAGTACACTCCCGGCGGGCGCctgccgcctcgccgtcgccccAGCAGCGAGGCCAAGTCTGAGCCCGTTGCGATCGCAGCACCCGTGccgtcctctccctcgcgcGCTGGCACATCGCCGACGTCACCCGGCCGCCGCATCGTGCAGGACTTCAAGCCGTTCGGTGCTTCTAGTACCAACATGAGCGTGTTCGGCGCTCCGATGCTTCCGACTGGGCCTGGTGGTGGCATGTTTGGCTCGGCGGGTCGCACACCGAACATGAACGCGATGCGCGGGCGCGACGACaatgatgacgacgacgatgatgagggcACGCAGCTGCGCCGCGATGCGATTTCGCTCGACCAGGCGCGCCGCATCGCCACGCAGTCTGTCTTCCGCGCTGGCCGCCTCCCTCTCTAA
- a CDS encoding uncharacterized protein (CAP_GLY) — protein sequence MSRLPTLTTPGRLNGSPGNAASGIPGPTTRRPRSSLGPSNVPATLTKNDPERDQAYSDLVMRRRPPSSQGRSMGPKDSDPDTPTQSRGGPAQSFLQTPSNNSGLNSSRSPGLRPRTPSSITTSSSRVNSRTSLSARSSLASSSNTPARRPSMASSTSTPSYRRPESRAGLESTKWTPTVGERVRLPSHGYEGTLRYLGPTHIRDGIWAGVELEGGFKGKGRNDGSVDGVKYFECEPNCGIFALAEKLAPPTAAPTPASRPASVASHRSLTSSYSASGRATPASERNRRGATTPSFGTRSVTTRTPRKVEDDSAGPKSAAHAAANITEGSRASKYLGMTAKQLDARSSETASAGSGLNNSLTPKATKIGTTTPGRGPRPSVASSLATPKARVARQSEMMPPPPSPQASKNTAANTAALEREIEELRRRNMELEDQVASIPDTSGDAEKLEALQTDVENAKAEADALRIQLSASSGDAEGVKLKVEELQTSSSKLKEDLAAKEREVAELQKEMRISTERAAHELEAGMDARREEMRKVEERADAAETEVGQLKKLTDELTSAGNQIIEINENKQFQLEMQVRELEEKLVKATEEAAAAKEKAHVAHVDNKPRTAAEIDNETLTDQIKHLQSRILHLEEQLEDTRSQAETDSDAWQAKYDKSRDAEKTVEAEVQRTKAEIIKLHTDATAAKERITELQGALTENQTALESARAEIETLRQEATERPDEEGDAKAGELKEQLEEADKRVTELEAKVVQLDIELQSARKRSIDGDIPVGRAPRKSSSSIEEAEKSIRGYHHIIAEMKEENSGLKSKQTDLQDEIGMLKEEIKLLQEINDSETPNGNGGGSEETVKLRGTVSQQSQVIKEFEREVSELESLVESKIYREDELETRVHELEAEMERLRNAKPAPAPSSVPAVPSVPAVPSVPSVPSVPLHSRNPSEQSNGSTTVSAGSSETVLRCELCEGPHELDACPVFTGAPLEGGSTSPLNIKKGKKWCNDCESAAHNTAECPLAEDVF from the exons ATGTCGCGGCTGCCAACGCTCACAACGCCTGGCCGCCTCAACGGCTCACCAGGAAACGCTGCCTCTGGTATCCCAGGCCCCACGACACGCCGCccccgctcctccttgggcCCAAGCAATGTCCCGGCCACCTTGACCAAGAACGATCCCGAAAGGGATCAAGCCTACAGCGACCTCGTCatgcgtcgtcgtccaccATCGTCACAGGGCCGTAGCATGGGCCCAAAGGACTCTGACCCAGATACGCCGACCCAAAGTAGAGGTGGACCAGCCCAGTCCTTCCTCCAGACGCCGAGCAACAACTCGGGCCTGAACTCGTCCAGGTCTCCAGGCCTTCGTCCGCGCACACCCTCGTCTATTacgacgtcgtcttcgCGAGTGAACTCACGCACCTCTCTCTCGGCTCGCTCCTCGTTGGCAAGTTCTTCAAACACGCCTGCACGACGACCGAGTATGGCATCCTCCACTTCTACGCCCTCGTACCGAAGGCCCGAGTCGCGAGCCGGCCTGGAGAGCACCAAGTGGACTCCAACTGTCGGTGAGCGTGTGCGACTGCCCTCTCACGGCTACGAGGGCACGCTGCGTTACCTGGGCCCGACCCACATCCGAGATGGCATCTGGGCAGGTGTCGAGCTGGAAGGCGGcttcaagggcaagggaAGGAACGACGGCTCTGTTGACGG CGTCAAGTACTTTGAATGCGAGCCCAACTGTGGCATCTTCGCACTCGCTGAGAAGCTCGCACCGCCTACCGCCGCACCAACACCAGCCTCTCGCCCTGCATCGGTGGCTTCGCATCGCTCCCTGACCTCGTcgtactcggcctcgggccGAGCGACACCCGCTTCGGAGAGGAACAGGCGTGGAGCAACGACGCCTAGCTTTGGCACCCGATCCGTGACCACCCGGAcaccgaggaaggtggaggacgaTAGTGCTGGGCCGAAGAGCGCTGCACACGCAGCTGCCAACATCACCGAAGGGTCGCGTGCTAGCAAGTACCTCGGCATGACCGCTAAGCAGCTGGACGCCAGGTCATCCGAGACGGCCTCCGCTGGGTCAGGACTCAACAACTCTCTGACTCCCAAGGCTACCAAGATTGGCACGACGACTCCTGGGCGGGGACCTAGGCCGAGCGTGGCAAGTTCATTGGCCACTCCCAAGGCTCGCGTGGCACGGCAATCTGAGATGATGCCCCCACCGCCTTCCCCTCAGGCCTCCAAGAATACCGCTGCCAATACTGCTGCTCTCGAAAGGGAGATCGAGGAACTGCGCCGTCGGAACatggagctcgaggaccaGGTTGCCAGCATTCCCGACACTTCCGGCGACGCGGAGAAGCTGGAGGCGCTCCAGACCGACGTCGAGAACGCCAAGGCTGAGGCGGACGCTCTCCGCATCCAGCTATCTGCCTCCAGCGGCGATGCTGAGGGTGTTAAGCTGAAGGTAGAGGAACTGCAAACTTCCAGCagcaagctcaaggaggatCTAGCAGCTaaggagcgcgaggtcgcggagcTGCAAAAGGAGATGCGTATCTCGACCGAGCGCGCTGCtcacgagctcgaggccggtATGGATGCGAGGCGTGAGGAGATGCGTAAGGTTGAGGAACGTGCAGACGCAGCCGAGACGGAGGTGGGCCAACTGAAGAAGCTCACCGACGAGCTGACAAGTGCTGGCAAC CAAATCATCGAGATCAACGAGAACAAGCAGTTCCAGCTCGAGATGCAGgtacgcgagctcgaggagaagctgGTCAAGGCTACGGAGGAGGCAGCTGCTGCTAAAGAGAAGGCCCACGTCGCGCATGTGGACAACAAGCCACGCACAGCCGCTGAGATCGACAACGAGACCCTCACCGACCAGATCAAGCACCTCCAGAGCAGAATCCTTCACCTTGAGGAGCAACTTGAGGACACGCGTAGTCAGGCGGAGACCGACTCGGACGCGTGGCAGGCCAAGTACGACAAGTCGCGCGATGCGGAGAAGACTGTGGAGGCTGAAGTGCAGCGTACCAAGGCGGAGATCATCAAGCTCCACACGGACGCGACtgcggccaaggagcgcATCACAGAGCTCCAAGGCGCCCTCACCGAGAATCAGACTGCTCTCGAGAGCGCCCGGGCGGAGATTGAGACGTTACGGCAGGAGGCTACTGAGCGgcccgacgaggaaggcgacgccaaggccggcgaACTGAAagagcagctcgaggaagcggaCAAGCGAGTCAcggagctcgaggccaaggttgTTCAGCTCGACATCGAACTACAGTCTGCGCGCAAGCGCTCGATTGATGGTGACATCCCGGTTGGTCGTGCACCCCGCAagtcgagcagctcgattgaggaggccgagaagtCGATCCGCGGCTACCATCACATCATcgccgagatgaaggaggagaacTCGGGGCTCAAGAGCAAGCAGACGGACTTGCAAGACGAGATCGGCatgctcaaggaggagattAAGCTCCTTCAGGAGATCAACGACTCGGAAACGCCTAATGGCAATGGCGGTGGTTCCGAGGAGACGGTCAAGCTGCGTGGCACCGTCTCACAGCAGAGCCAAGTGATCAAGGAGTTTGAGCGCGAGGtgtccgagctcgagtcgctcgtCGAGTCCAAGATTTAtcgcgaggacgagctcgagacaCGCGTGCACGAACTGGAAGCGGAGATGGAGCGGCTGCGCAACGCCAAGCCTGCGCCGGCACCCAGCTCTGTTCCCGCTGTTCCCTCTGTTCCCGCTGTTCCCTCTGTTCCCTCTGTACCCTCTGTACCCTTACACAGCCGCAACCCATCCGAGCAGTCGAACGGCTCGACGACCGTCAGTGCGGGGAGCAGCGAGACTGTCCTGCGCTGTGAGCTGTGCGAGGGTCCACACGAGCTCGATGCGTGTCCTGTGTTCACTGGCGCGCCGCTTGAGGGCGGGAGCACATCGCCACTCAACATaaagaagggcaagaagtGGTGCAACGACTGCGAG AGCGCGGCACACAACACTGCCGAGTGTCCGCTCGCTGAGGACGTGTTCTAG
- a CDS encoding uncharacterized protein (NAD dependent epimerase/dehydratase family), translated as MHVLLTGATGRCGTHTLSQLIEAGHTVLATDRTPPSTLPPGAEFMSADLTSLNDVDALFTQTFDGVIHLGAIPEPRPGLDDRALHANNVVSSYNVMRTAVDHGVDRIVQASSVNAHGLSFAPLGHTKFETFPITEEVERRPEDAYALSKHECEIQADALVRWSPGTRIASLRPHMVRDNYATSYPDTQACDIFSWVSYTAVARACVLGLTSEGWTGHEVFNIVAPEICWEGGVDDQFTKAGELPKDKVGTLELTRGVGLFEG; from the exons ATGCACGTCCTCCTAACAGGCGCAACCGGCCGCTGCGGCACCCACACCCTCTCGCAACTCATCGAGGCAGGCCACACGGTCCTAGCGACAGACCGTACCCCGCCATCAACCCTCCCTCCGGGGGCGGAGTTCATGTCTGCCGACCTCACCTCCCTAAACGACGTTGACGCGCTCTTCACCCAAACCTTTGACGGGGtcatccacctcggcgcAATACCTGAGCCCCGACCGGGCCTAGACGACCGCGCATTACACGCCAACAACGTCGTCAGCAGCTACAACGTCATGCGCACGGCGGTTGATCATGGAGTCGACCGAATCGTGCAGGCAAGCAGCGTTAATGCGCATGGACTTAGTTTTGCTCCGCTAGGCCATACAAAGTTTGAGACGTTTCCTATTaccgaggaggttgagcggcGGCCT GAAGACGCCTACGCCCTCTCGAAACACGAGTGCGAGATCCAAGCCGACGCGCTTGTCCGCTGGTCTCCGGGAACCCGCATCGCATCCCTCCGTCCCCACATGGTCCGCGACAACTACGCCACATCGTACCCCGACACGCAGGCGTGTGACATCTTCTCGTGGGTATCTTATACGGCTGTTGCGCGTGCGTGTGTGTTGGGTCTCACGAGTGAGGGATGGACTGGACACGAGGTATTCAATATCGTGGCACCGGAGATATGCTGGGAGGGCGGGGTCGATGACCAGTTTACAAAAGCTGGAGAACTGcccaaggacaaggtcggGACGTTGGAGCTT ACGCGCGGTGTGGGACTCTTCGAAGGCTGA
- a CDS encoding uncharacterized protein (Aromatic compound dioxygenase): MPKVSDVPHVGKAILDAIQRGAPDVDLDDLPNLTDMSADKLTENVIAINQGCTNPRQKYVLEALVRHMHSFVKEVGLTPEEWMTGLEFLTKTGQMCTDIRQEFILLSDVFGVSALVDTLNHPKPPGATEATVLGPFFVEDAREVAIGGEIAGEESGEPMLVKGRILDTNGKPIPNCLIETWETDEDGYYDTQRSGEDGYVQDCRGRLYSDKDGNYAFRCVMPVPYPIPNDGPVGQLLRSMNRHVFRPAHLHMMFIADGYEKLITALYFKGDIFLSSDAVFGVKSSLVEDPKKVTDPAEARKAGFKKDEFYLCDRDFILITEQQAQEELVKAKAQAKAEATKA; encoded by the exons ATGCCAAAGGTCAGCGACGTCCCCCATGTCGGCAAGGCGATCCTGGACGCCATCCAGCGCGGTGCacccgacgtcgacctcgacgacctgccCAACCTGACCGATATGAGCGCCGACAAACTCACCGAGAACGTCATTGCCATTAACCAGGGATGCACGAATCCCAGGCAGAAGTATGTGCTCGAGGCTCTTGTGCGGCACATGCACTCGTttgtcaaggaggtcggccTTACGCCCGAAGAGTGGAT GACCGGCCTTGAATTCCTCACCAAGACTGGACAGATGTGCACCGATATCCGGCAAGAATTTATTCTCCTCTCGGACGTGTTTGGCGTTTCCGCACTCGTTGACACGCTCAACCACCCCAAGCCTCCT GGAGCGACCGAGGCGACAGTCCTCGGCCCATTCTtcgtcgaggatgcgcgcgaggtggCAATCGGCGGCGAAATTGCCGGCGAAGAATCGGGCGAGCCAATGCTCGTCAAGGGCCGTATCCTCGACACGAACGGAAAGCCTATCCCCAACTGCCTCATCGAGACCTGGGAAACAGACGAGGACGGATACTACGACACGCAGCGGTCCGGAGAGGACGGGTACGTGCAGGACTGCCGTGGGCGCCTGTATTCCGACAAGGATGGCAACTATGCTTTCCGCTGTGTCATGCCTGTTCCATACCCGATTCCGAACGACGGGCCAGTCGGCCAGCTCCTGCGCAGCATGAACCGACACGTCTTCCGCCCGGCGCACTTGCACATGATGTTTATCGCCGACGGATACGAAAAGCTCATTACCGCGCTGTACTTCAAGGGCGACATCTTCCTCTCGTCGGACGCAGTGTTTGGTGTCAAGAGCAGCCTGGTCGAGGATCCTAAGAAGGTTACGGATccggccgaggcgcgcaaggctGGAttcaagaaggacgagtTTTACCTGTGCGACCGCGACTTCATCCTTATTACCGAGCAGCAGGCCCAGGAGGAGCTTGTCAAGGCTAAGGCTCaggccaaggcggaggCCACCAAGGCGTAG